The following proteins come from a genomic window of Aspergillus oryzae RIB40 DNA, chromosome 4:
- the phb1 gene encoding prohibitin subunit PHB1 (prohibitin) — translation MAANGLYNIYRLALPVATGALIFNNSIYDVRGGSRAVIFDRLSGVQEKVVNEGTHFLIPWLQKAIVYDVRTKPRNISTTTGSKDLQMVSLTLRVLHRPEVPKLPAIYQSYGTDYDERVLPSIGNEVLKAIVAQFDAAELITQREAVSNRIRTDLMKRAAQFNIALEDVSITHMTFGKEFTRAVEQKQIAQQDAERARFIVERAEQERQANVIRAEGEAESADIISKAVAKAGSGLIEIRRIDASKEIAHTLSTNPNVTYLPGNDGKEGGKNTSLLLGLRS, via the exons ATGGCGGCAAACGGTCTCTACAACATCTACCGTCTGGCTCTCCCCGTCGCCACGGGCGCCctgatcttcaacaactcTATTTACGACGTTCGTGGTGGTTCCCGCGCTGTCATCTTCGACCGGTTGTCTGGTGTGCAGGAGAAGGTCGTCAACGAAGGAACCCATTTCCTTATCCCCTGGTTGCAGAAGGCGATCGTCTACGATGTTCGAACTAAGCCCCGTAACATCTCCACTACCACCGGAAGTAAGGACTTGCAGATGGTCAGCTTGACACTGCGTGTTCTCCACCGTCCTGAGGTCCCGAAGCTGCCGGCCATCTACCAG TCTTACGGTACCGACTACGATGAGCGTGTTCTCCCCTCCATCGGTAACGAGGTCCTCAAAGCCATCGTCGCCCAGTTCGACGCCGCCGAGCTCATCACCCAGCGTGAAGCTGTCTCGAACCGTATCCGCACAGACCTCATGAAGCGTGCAGCACAGTTCAACATCGCCCTGGAAGATGTCTCGATTACACACATGACCTTCGGAAAGGAATTCACCCGCGCCGTAGAGCAGAAGCAGATCGCCCAGCAGGACGCCGAACGGGCCCGTTTCATCGTCGAGAGAGCCGAGCAGGAACGTCAGGCCAACGTTATCCGTGCGGAGGGTGAAGCCGAGAGTGCCGATATCATCAGCAAAGCCGTCGCCAAGGCCGGTAGCGGTCTTATCGAGATCCGTCGTATTGACGCCAGCAAGGAAATTGCGCATACACTATCGACCAACCCGAATGTCACGTATCTCCCTGGTAATGATGGCAAGGAAGGTGGTAAGAACACCAGCCTTCTTCTGGGCCTGAGGAGCTAG
- a CDS encoding uncharacterized protein (predicted protein): MTEINTFDLLDSISWSALRHAYGSAWDVPAQLRALRSGNAEIKENAQRSLCSNIFHQGDRYEATAYAVPCLLKVLEDSSSSAFARVFLIGLLVHLALGYADTFLPNGVNFPEWQEFAEKKQGPEFEAEMHQSHEGFVNRAKNHEERASCNEFRNRMLEKHLSK; encoded by the exons ATGACAGAAATCAATACCTTCGACCTTCTTGATTCCATCAGTTGGAGTGCCCTCCGTCATGCCTACGGGAGTGCGTGGGACGTCCCCGCTCAGCTACGAGCTCTCCGTTCAGGAAACGCGGAAATAAAAGAGAACGCCCAAAGATCCCTCTGCAGCAACATATTCCATCAAGGAGATCGCTATGAAGCCACTGCCTACGCAGTCCCCTGTTTATTGAAAGTTCTTGAAGACTCGTCCTCGTCCGCCTTTGCACGGGTCTTTCTGATTGGCCTTCTGGTACACTTGGCCCTGGGTTATGCGGATACGTTCCTACCAAATGGCGTCAATTTCCCTGAATGGCAGGAATtcgcagagaagaaacagggTCCCGAGTTTGAAGCGGAAATGCACCAGTCGCATGAAGGTTTCGTCAATCGGGCAAAAAATCACGAGGAAAGAGCCTCATGCAACGAGTTCCGCAATAGGATGCTCGAAAAGCACT TGTCTAAGTAA